A genomic region of Deinococcus reticulitermitis contains the following coding sequences:
- a CDS encoding cation:proton antiporter produces MLTAFATLLCVTAFLAFLNERLFKFPTTVGVTLAGALASILLIALDALGFPGLRGWASQVLSTLNFTNFVLNGILSILLFAGALSLDAGQMLRQRTSILVLAVFSTLISTFLIGFAAYGAFALVGLGVPLLWCLLFGALISPTDPVAVLDLLKRAQVPKRIETLIAGESLFNDGVGVVIFLVVASIAGIGGQGHAEASALGALNLFVREALGGLAFGGLLGGLGYLMLREIEQHAVEVLITLALVVGGYVAATTLGVSGPLAMVVAGLIVSASRHVVFERATLGHVEGFWETTDQVLNILLFAFIGLDVLLTRTTGPQIIAGALLVAASLLARWVSVIVPFAFVRRRDGYGAYTARLLTWGGLRGGIAISLVLGLPETPYRTHLVTATYIVVLFSIAVQGLTIMPLVHKATQANRQEP; encoded by the coding sequence GTGTTGACCGCTTTCGCTACCCTGCTGTGCGTCACGGCGTTTCTTGCTTTTCTCAACGAGCGGCTGTTCAAATTTCCCACCACGGTGGGGGTCACACTGGCGGGGGCACTGGCCAGCATCCTGCTGATCGCGCTCGACGCCCTGGGGTTTCCCGGGCTGCGCGGCTGGGCGTCGCAGGTGCTCAGCACGCTGAATTTCACCAACTTCGTGCTCAACGGCATCCTGAGCATCCTGCTGTTTGCCGGAGCGCTCAGCCTCGATGCCGGGCAGATGCTGCGCCAGCGCACGAGCATTCTGGTTCTCGCGGTGTTCAGCACCTTGATCAGCACCTTCCTGATCGGCTTCGCGGCTTATGGGGCGTTTGCGCTGGTCGGGCTGGGGGTGCCGCTGCTGTGGTGCCTGCTGTTCGGCGCGCTGATCTCGCCGACCGACCCCGTGGCCGTTCTCGACCTGCTCAAGCGCGCACAGGTGCCCAAACGCATCGAAACCCTGATCGCGGGCGAGAGCCTCTTCAACGACGGCGTGGGGGTCGTGATCTTCCTCGTGGTGGCCAGCATCGCCGGCATCGGGGGGCAGGGCCACGCCGAGGCAAGCGCCCTGGGCGCCCTGAACCTGTTCGTGCGCGAGGCGCTCGGGGGGTTGGCATTCGGTGGGCTGCTCGGCGGGCTGGGATACCTGATGCTGCGCGAGATCGAGCAGCACGCCGTGGAGGTCCTGATTACGCTGGCCCTTGTGGTGGGCGGTTACGTGGCAGCCACCACGCTTGGCGTGAGCGGACCGCTGGCGATGGTGGTTGCCGGCCTGATCGTGTCGGCGTCGCGGCACGTCGTTTTCGAGCGCGCGACCCTGGGGCACGTCGAGGGCTTCTGGGAGACGACCGATCAGGTCCTCAACATCCTGCTCTTCGCCTTCATCGGCCTCGACGTGCTGCTCACCCGCACGACCGGCCCACAGATCATCGCTGGAGCGCTGCTCGTGGCCGCCTCGCTGCTCGCGCGCTGGGTCAGCGTGATCGTGCCTTTCGCATTCGTGCGCCGGCGCGACGGCTACGGCGCTTACACTGCACGCCTGCTCACCTGGGGCGGGCTGCGCGGCGGGATCGCGATCAGCCTGGTCCTCGGCCTGCCGGAGACGCCCTACCGCACCCACCTCGTGACCGCTACCTACATCGTCGTGCTGTTCAGCATCGCGGTCCAGGGCCTGACCATCATGCCACTCGTCCACAAGGCCACGCAGGCGAACCGCCAGGAACCCTGA